One Serpentinicella alkaliphila DNA segment encodes these proteins:
- the ilvD gene encoding dihydroxy-acid dehydratase, which produces MRSHSVTKGVERAPHRSLFKAMGFSDEELNQPLIGVVNAKNEIVPGHIYLDKIAEAVKTGIRLKGGTPIEFPAIGVCDGISMGHIGMKYSLASRELIADSIEAMAMAHGFDALVMIPNCDKIVPAMLMAAGRVNIPTILVSGGPMLAGKVNNVSVSLSNVFEAVGSVKAGKMTEDELLQFENKACPSCGSCSGMFTANSMNCLTEVLGMGLPGNGTIPAVYAERIRLAKKAGMTIMDLLEKDIRPRDIMTQKAFDNALTVDMALGCSTNSMLHLPAIAHEVGIELDLELANVISARTPNLCKLSPAGPDHIEDLYAAGGVSAVMKELSKKNLLHLDIPTVTGNDVEGNIKNAVNLNPNVIRPVEKPYSETGGIAVLKGNLAPNGCVVKRSAVAPEMLKHQGPAKVFESEEEVIEAILGGKVNKGEVLVIRYEGPKGGPGMREMLAPTSALAGMGLDKDVALITDGRFSGATRGASIGHVSPEAAEGGTIALVKEGDIISIDINKGTIYLDVSEEELAERKQLWKAPEAKIKTGYLARYAKLVTSASTGAVLKV; this is translated from the coding sequence ATGAGAAGCCATAGTGTTACAAAAGGAGTAGAGAGGGCCCCACATCGTTCTTTATTTAAGGCAATGGGCTTTAGTGATGAAGAACTAAATCAGCCTTTAATTGGAGTTGTAAATGCGAAAAATGAAATCGTCCCAGGACATATTTATTTAGATAAAATTGCAGAAGCAGTAAAGACAGGAATTAGATTAAAGGGTGGAACTCCAATTGAATTCCCTGCTATTGGAGTTTGTGACGGTATTTCAATGGGTCATATAGGAATGAAATATTCCTTAGCATCTAGAGAACTTATTGCTGACTCTATAGAAGCTATGGCAATGGCTCATGGATTTGATGCCCTAGTAATGATACCAAACTGCGATAAAATTGTTCCAGCGATGCTTATGGCAGCTGGAAGAGTTAATATACCTACTATATTAGTTAGCGGTGGACCAATGCTAGCTGGAAAAGTTAACAATGTTAGTGTAAGCTTATCCAATGTTTTTGAAGCAGTGGGGTCAGTAAAAGCTGGGAAAATGACTGAAGATGAATTATTACAGTTTGAAAATAAAGCCTGTCCTAGTTGTGGGTCTTGTTCAGGTATGTTTACGGCAAACAGTATGAACTGTTTAACTGAGGTTCTAGGTATGGGGCTTCCTGGTAATGGAACTATACCAGCTGTTTATGCTGAAAGAATAAGACTTGCTAAAAAAGCAGGTATGACTATAATGGATTTACTAGAAAAGGATATAAGACCTAGAGATATAATGACTCAAAAAGCCTTTGATAATGCTTTAACAGTTGATATGGCATTAGGATGTAGTACTAATAGTATGCTTCATTTACCTGCTATAGCTCATGAAGTAGGAATTGAACTAGATTTAGAGTTAGCTAACGTTATTAGTGCAAGAACTCCAAATCTTTGTAAATTAAGTCCAGCAGGACCGGACCATATTGAAGATCTATATGCTGCTGGTGGAGTATCAGCCGTAATGAAGGAGCTTTCTAAAAAGAATTTACTTCATTTAGACATTCCAACTGTAACAGGAAACGATGTTGAAGGTAATATTAAAAATGCTGTTAATTTGAATCCAAATGTAATTAGACCAGTAGAAAAACCATATAGTGAGACAGGTGGAATCGCAGTATTAAAGGGTAATCTAGCACCTAATGGGTGTGTAGTAAAACGTTCAGCAGTGGCACCTGAGATGTTAAAGCATCAAGGACCAGCAAAAGTTTTTGAGTCAGAGGAAGAAGTAATTGAAGCTATCCTAGGTGGTAAAGTTAATAAAGGAGAAGTTTTAGTTATAAGGTACGAGGGGCCAAAAGGTGGTCCAGGAATGAGAGAGATGTTAGCTCCAACCTCTGCCTTAGCGGGAATGGGACTAGATAAGGATGTTGCTTTAATAACCGACGGTAGATTTAGCGGTGCTACAAGAGGTGCATCTATAGGCCATGTGTCACCAGAGGCTGCAGAAGGCGGCACAATTGCATTAGTTAAAGAAGGCGATATAATCTCTATAGATATAAACAAAGGAACTATTTATTTAGACGTAAGTGAAGAAGAGTTAGCTGAGAGGAAACAATTATGGAAAGCGCCGGAAGCAAAAATCAAAACTGGTTATTTAGCTAGATATGCGAAATTAGTAACCTCTGCAAGTACAGGTGCGGTGCTTAAGGTATAA
- the leuB gene encoding 3-isopropylmalate dehydrogenase: MKFKIATIPGDGIGPDIIEQTILVLEKIGAKYGHQFEFQEVLAGGCAIDAVGEPLPQETIEVCKKSDSVLLGAVGGPKWDNLPGNGRPEQALLGLRSALGLYANLRPAVLHEALKDACPLKPEIIGDGLDICVVRELTGGIYFGDRGRRPEGKLGEEAYDTEAYSVGEVERIAKTAFDIAMKRNKKVTSVDKANILESSRLWRSVVNEVAKQYPEVTLEHMYVDNAAMQLVRDPKQFDVMVTTNMFGDILSDEASMITGSIGMLPSASLGEGGLGMYEPIHGSAPDIAGQDKANPIATVLSAAMMLRYSFGLEEEANTIEEAVTKVLNLGYRTGDIMSAGMKLVGTKGMGKLLIDAI, encoded by the coding sequence TATAATAGAGCAAACCATATTAGTTTTAGAGAAGATTGGTGCAAAATATGGACATCAATTTGAGTTTCAAGAAGTGTTAGCAGGAGGATGTGCCATTGATGCAGTTGGTGAGCCTCTACCTCAAGAAACTATAGAAGTATGTAAAAAAAGCGACTCTGTACTTCTAGGAGCTGTAGGGGGACCTAAATGGGATAACCTACCTGGCAATGGAAGACCTGAACAAGCCCTTTTAGGCTTAAGAAGTGCTTTAGGTCTATATGCTAACCTAAGACCAGCAGTTCTTCATGAAGCACTTAAGGATGCCTGTCCATTAAAACCTGAAATAATCGGGGATGGTTTGGATATATGTGTTGTTAGAGAATTAACTGGTGGTATTTACTTCGGGGATAGAGGGAGAAGACCTGAAGGTAAGCTAGGTGAAGAAGCCTATGATACAGAAGCCTACAGTGTTGGAGAAGTTGAAAGAATAGCAAAGACTGCCTTTGATATAGCAATGAAGAGAAATAAAAAGGTTACAAGTGTAGATAAGGCTAATATATTAGAGAGTTCAAGATTATGGCGTTCAGTTGTAAACGAAGTTGCAAAGCAGTATCCTGAGGTTACTTTAGAGCATATGTATGTTGATAATGCAGCTATGCAACTTGTAAGAGACCCTAAGCAATTTGATGTAATGGTTACAACAAATATGTTTGGAGATATTTTATCAGATGAAGCAAGTATGATTACGGGTTCAATAGGTATGCTTCCATCAGCTAGTTTAGGTGAGGGCGGATTAGGAATGTATGAGCCAATTCATGGATCAGCTCCAGACATAGCTGGTCAAGATAAGGCAAACCCAATTGCAACAGTTCTATCTGCCGCAATGATGCTTAGATATTCCTTTGGTTTAGAGGAAGAAGCTAATACTATAGAGGAAGCAGTAACAAAAGTTCTTAATCTAGGATATAGAACAGGGGATATAATGAGTGCAGGAATGAAACTTGTAGGAACTAAAGGGATGGGTAAATTACTAATTGATGCTATATAG